The genomic segment CCATAGACGTTTTAGGTACGGCGGGAGAGTCACGGCGACGGTGAATCCCTATTCGTACACGGAGGCGGCACGGCCCGAGGAGAGGAAGGGTTTGAACGATTTTTTGGTGGAGGCTAGAGGTTTCGTCAGAACAGACGGCGGAGCTGGTGGTCCGCCGCGGTGGTTCTCTCCTTTGGAATGTGGCGCACGCGTTCCGGATTCTCCTCTCCTTCTCTACTTACCTGGTCTGTTCTTTCAATTTTCGATTTCTATAGATTTGTGAAAGTATAGTCTTTTCAAGTTAACAAGACCTAGAAATCTAAATTGTAGGGATCGATGGTACTGGATTAGGGCTCATTCGCCAGCATAAGAAGCTTGGAGAGTAAGTATAGTTTGATCCAATCTTCTTTATTTGCCTTAGAGCCTTAGATTTTGCTCTATAAGGTTTACTCTTAATTTCTCATGTCATTATCATTTTTTGATCATGGATAGGATATTTGACATATGGTGCCTTCACTTTCCAGTTAGTGATCGTACGTCTGCTCGAggtgcttcttctttcttcagcAATTTTCTGTTGTCTCATTACGATTTTATAACCCAAACGGATCAAGTCTTCTGTGGATGAAACTATTTCTGTTGTGTTCTGTCGTCTCCAGACATTGTGAAGCTTATTGAGAGGACAGTTAGGTCAGAGTACTTCCGTTTACCAAATAGACCGATTTATATAGTTGGAGAATCTATTGGAGCTTCTTTTGCTATAGATGTTGCAGCCAGTAACCCTGACATCGATCTTGTCTTGATCCTGGCTAATCCAGGTAAAATAAGTTCTTTTACCGTCTTTCTCTAGATTTTCTAGGCCAATGTTATGCAAGCACAGAATGTTGCAAGCTCAAACATAACCACAGCGTGTACTTTATGATTTGAGCATTGTCGTTGATGCATAACTCTCATCACATTAAAAgggctttcttctttttgttggcTTCTGTACATCTCATGAACTGTATGCATCTTGTCTTGTGctcataatatattttgtttgatgcaGTCACGCGTTTCAATAACCTCATGTTGCAACCTTTATCGAGTCTACTGGAAATTTTGCCTGACAGAGTTCCCAGTTTGCTTGAAGAGTATTTTAGGTTTGAACAAGGTGAAATTTACCACTCCTTGTATATCTTCCAGTGGAAGACAAATTAGATGCAGAGAGTAGATCTAAACTGTCTCAAAGATGGCAGGTTTTGGTTCAAAATTATGGTTCACTGTGCTTGATTTTATAGGTTATCCGTTTGCGGCAATGTTTGAGACAATGCTGAATGAAACTGATGCCGCACAGATGGGTGGAGGACTATTAAGAGACTACTTTGCAACTTCAGTTAATCTAACAGTAAAACAATTAATTGATGCATGTTCTTTCCGTCTTTACAGATTGTAGTGTTTGATTAGTAACATGTTTGTTCTTCgttttgttgtttaattttgttgtcaTGTGATAAACCCacgaaaacaaattatatgcaGACTCTGGTTAAGATCTTTCCAAAGGACACAATTCTATGGAAGCTTCAACTGCTTAAGTCTGCTTCAGCATCTGCTAATTCTCACATGTACACAGTCAAAGCCCAAACACTGATACTTCTGAGGTTCATACACTAGTAAACTTCTCTGCTTCATTATTTAAGTATAAGTAGAAATTCAGTTATTTGTTCATAAAAAATTGTCTTAGCTGGCAGCTGAGTTGTAGCTTTAATATGGCTATTGCAGTGGACGCGATCAATGGTTACTGAACAATGAAGACGTTGAAAGACTCCGTTGTACATTGCCGAAATGTGAAGTCCGTAAGTTTCAGAATAACGGACAGCTGCTCTTTTTGGTAAGGTGCTCTTTGTCCTGATGTAAGAAAGTTTTTCCTGTCACAAGTTTATAACCAGTAGAAAACTTGTTGCATGAAATTTGGCTCAGTAAACTTTGAgattgattaattttatatcatgtCAGGAGGATGGGGTAGATCTGGTGACCATCATCAAGTGTAGTTATTATTATCGCCGTGGAAAATCGCTTGATTACGTTTCTGATTACATTCCGCCTACCCCATTTGAGCTTAAAGAGTATGAAGAATCACAAAGGTAAATGACTATCCGAGTATCCGCTGTGTCAGAGATGTTACACTTTCTTATGTAGTGAAAATAGTTTGTATAGCTAGAATATTTGCTTATGCTACTGTAAGCATATACTGAAGTATTGTCTTTATATCTCTGGTCTAGATGGCTAACTGCTATTACCTCCCCAGTTTTTCTCTCAACTCTAGACAATGGTACACTAGTAAGATCACTAGCGGGAATACCTTCAGAGGGACCTGTTCTGTATGTTGGCAATCACATGTTGCTTGGTACCGAACTGCGTCCAGCAGCAATTCAtttcttgaaagaaaagaaCATTTCGTTGCGAGGAATGGCACATCCAGTGATGTTTACCAGAAAGATTGGCTCAAAACTCCCGGATATGCAGATGTTCGACTCAGTTAGGATGATAGGCGCAGTTCCTGTCTCAAATATCAATTTCTATAAACTACTACGTTCAAAGGCTCATGTGGTTTTGTATCCTGGAGGTGTTCGTGAAGCTTTGCACAGAAAGGTAATGATTTGGCCTTCATTTTTAATCTTGAGGCTTTACTACACTGAAAGATTCATTTCTGCAGGGTGAAGTGTACAAGTTATTTTGGCCAGAACATTCAGAGTTTGTAAGGACCGCATCTACATTTGGAGCGAAAATCATTCCTTTTGGAgttgttggagaagatgatCTCTGTGAAGTAAGCAAGaatctcttcttattcttcgtTTTAACTTTCAGTAGCTGCACTTCTTAAAACTCTCTTTTGTTCGAGTAACTCTTTTGAAAAATGGAATGATTCTCTCTCAGGTGGTCTTCGATTACAATGATCAAATGAAGATCCCTTTCCTGAAGAATCTTATAAAAGAGATAACAGAAGAATCTACTTACTTGaggtatttgttttgttttcgacTCTCTGTTAGAGATAATCATCACATGGAActgtttatatataacatttgtGTGATGATAATAAATGGTTAGGACcggtgaagaaggagaagtaGGAAACCAAGATTTGCATATGCCTGGAATAATTCCCAAGATTCCGGGACGGTTTTACGTACACTTTGGGAAACCAATAGAAACAAAAGGTAGAGAGAAAGAGCTAAAGGATAAAGAGAGAGCTCATGAGGTTTACTTGCAGGTCAAGTCTGAGGTAGAAAGATGTATGACCTATTTGAAGACCAAAAGAGACACTGATCCTTACAGAAACATTTTGCCGAGGTCGCTCTATCACCTCGCCCACGGTTTCTCTTCTGAAATCCCAACCTTTGATCTCTGAAATCAATAAATCTAGTTACTTGATTTGTGACTttaattaactttttgaaaTCAATATTCAAAAAGCATATGGCAGCTAATGTAGAAATTGAGTAAGTTCGGGGTGGTATGTTAAAAATTCATACAACACATTTTACGTTGAAGACTTgaaggtttgtgttttttttcttttctttaaatttagaaattgaaTTACTTTGGGGTTTTCGTAGATATTGTTCAACTTTAGAGGGTTGGGTGAATATTGCAATTACAACAAGAAAACTGTGTAATctgattaccaaaaaaaaaaagaaaactgtgTAATCTTTTGAGGGCAAATAAGATAAGACATCAAAACACCTTTTAATTTCTGCAGTTGTAAGAAATGTTATAAAGACTGAACGCATCTCAATCAACCAATCAAAGACCGGAACTTCTTGGCAACTTTCCAGATCTATCCTCGGTACATTTTGAAACCTCGAGTGTAATAAAAGGGTATTTAAGTCATTTATGTATGGGACTCTTGAAATTCCAACGACAATGCATTGGTTGTCCAGTTTAGGAGTCCAACGCAACGCTTGCTCTTCTTATTACTCTCTGTATCTGGTATTGAAACAAAGAAGACTCGTTTCTCTAAAAACCTAGTGTTTTCCAAAGTTAAAAGTTATCGATGAAGCGGTTATTTCGGGGAAGTGCTTCCAGCGACGACTACTCAAACTCTCGGCCTCGCTTTGAAATCcgacacaacaacaacagtctACGAATGCTTCCATATCATCACTCGAGGAAGCGTGAACATGATGAAGACATCTCCGGTAGGGAGGCCATGCTCATGAGGAGAAAGCTACCGAGGACAACGTTGACCACTTTTGTACAACCTTCTTCTGCTTTGAAGATAGCATGGACTGTTGAGGGTGGATCCACACCTCAAACAAGAGGCCTGGCTCAGGAAAAAGCCCATGATAAATCTCCAAAGGAAGGGAGGGTATTATGGTTTTTTATatggacgaaccgacacgattccctataaatacaGGCGTACGGTCCGCATTTCAAGGGATCGTGAAAAAGGCAGCAGAATTCGTACAGTAAAAACCAGAGCTCAGCTCGTTCAAGAAGAAGTCAACGTTTTCAAGCCTATAGCTCGGAGAGTTGACGAGCTATCAGCCCGTCGATTACTTTGTTTGTAACTCGTTTACATTGTGTTGTAGCCCGTCCTTTAGTGCCTCGGCACCGATATAataaagagaacttcgaccctcccttgaccgaactaaacattctaattgtgaccaaaagggacatcaacaatttggcgcgccagGAAGGGGGACAACAAGTCAAAGTTTTCTGAAAAATTGAAGAACGGACCTACACCAACTAAACGAGATGACGATAGTTGACaaggaaagaagcaaagaagcaaGCTCGTCGGGGGGAACAATCACCCCGGCGACGGATCAAGCGGAGCAGATAGCCCTTCCCACGCCAGA from the Camelina sativa cultivar DH55 chromosome 12, Cs, whole genome shotgun sequence genome contains:
- the LOC104732682 gene encoding acyltransferase-like protein At3g26840, chloroplastic isoform X1, with translation MAVPSLCIADGTFPTDFFHRSSTRRLTYDRFTNPKLGFHRRFRYGGRVTATVNPYSYTEAARPEERKGLNDFLVEARGFVRTDGGAGGPPRWFSPLECGARVPDSPLLLYLPGIDGTGLGLIRQHKKLGEIFDIWCLHFPVSDRTSARDIVKLIERTVRSEYFRLPNRPIYIVGESIGASFAIDVAASNPDIDLVLILANPVTRFNNLMLQPLSSLLEILPDRVPSLLEEYFRFEQGYPFAAMFETMLNETDAAQMGGGLLRDYFATSVNLTTLVKIFPKDTILWKLQLLKSASASANSHMYTVKAQTLILLSGRDQWLLNNEDVERLRCTLPKCEVRKFQNNGQLLFLEDGVDLVTIIKCSYYYRRGKSLDYVSDYIPPTPFELKEYEESQRWLTAITSPVFLSTLDNGTLVRSLAGIPSEGPVLYVGNHMLLGTELRPAAIHFLKEKNISLRGMAHPVMFTRKIGSKLPDMQMFDSVRMIGAVPVSNINFYKLLRSKAHVVLYPGGVREALHRKGEVYKLFWPEHSEFVRTASTFGAKIIPFGVVGEDDLCEVVFDYNDQMKIPFLKNLIKEITEESTYLRTGEEGEVGNQDLHMPGIIPKIPGRFYVHFGKPIETKGREKELKDKERAHEVYLQVKSEVERCMTYLKTKRDTDPYRNILPRSLYHLAHGFSSEIPTFDL
- the LOC104732682 gene encoding acyltransferase-like protein At3g26840, chloroplastic isoform X2, with amino-acid sequence MAVPSLCIADGTFPTDFFHRSSTRRLTYDRFTNPKLGFHRRFRYGGRVTATVNPYSYTEAARPEERKGLNDFLVEARGFVRTDGGAGGPPRWFSPLECGARVPDSPLLLYLPGIDGTGLGLIRQHKKLGEIFDIWCLHFPVSDRTSARDIVKLIERTVRSEYFRLPNRPIYIVGESIGASFAIDVAASNPDIDLVLILANPVTRFNNLMLQPLSSLLEILPDRVPSLLEEYFRFEQGYPFAAMFETMLNETDAAQMGGGLLRDYFATSTLVKIFPKDTILWKLQLLKSASASANSHMYTVKAQTLILLSGRDQWLLNNEDVERLRCTLPKCEVRKFQNNGQLLFLEDGVDLVTIIKCSYYYRRGKSLDYVSDYIPPTPFELKEYEESQRWLTAITSPVFLSTLDNGTLVRSLAGIPSEGPVLYVGNHMLLGTELRPAAIHFLKEKNISLRGMAHPVMFTRKIGSKLPDMQMFDSVRMIGAVPVSNINFYKLLRSKAHVVLYPGGVREALHRKGEVYKLFWPEHSEFVRTASTFGAKIIPFGVVGEDDLCEVVFDYNDQMKIPFLKNLIKEITEESTYLRTGEEGEVGNQDLHMPGIIPKIPGRFYVHFGKPIETKGREKELKDKERAHEVYLQVKSEVERCMTYLKTKRDTDPYRNILPRSLYHLAHGFSSEIPTFDL